Part of the Leifsonia soli genome is shown below.
GGAAGCGCTCTGCGGCGGTCCATACGGGCGGCAGTTTTCGAAGCAGCCGAAGTGGGCGAACAAGATATTCGACTTTGGGCCTTCCTGTTACGTCATACCCGAGGAATCGCATGTCGACAATCACCCAACGGGTGCCGTTGATGACGCCTCGAACAATGTCTCCCACGCGACGTCCATGAACAGGGTCGGCCAGATTGCCCAGCCCGATCAGTTTCCGCAGAAGCTCGTTCATCTCTTCATCATCGCAGCCCGAGGAGACGGGGTCCTGACGGGATCAACTCCCGGAGCGGTTCGCTCAACGGGCCGCTTGGCCAGTGTTTACAACGGAGGGGATGACGGGAATCGAACCCGCGCACGCGAACTCGCTTATGCCCAGATCGCGGCGACATGCACAACAGTCCTCGACGTTTGCTAGAGCGTTGATGCTCGCTTGTGCTGTCAGGATGACGTCATGGAGATGTCCGAGGCTGAAGAACGCCGCATCCGCGACTATGTTAACTCGCAGTCCCCGGAGGGCGACCAGGCAGGGGTTATTCAAAGAGTTGGGTCGCGCCGCATCCTCGGGCGGGAACGCGACCTCTACGACGTCCACTGCGTGGAGTCGCGTTGGTGGGTGATAACCGACCCCACGAACCTCTACTCGCAAGACGACTTCCCGGAGTTGGAGCAGGCGCTCATCTTCCATATCGGGCTGCAGGTGTTCATGGCCGAGCGCGAGCGCACAGACATGGAAGAAGAGCGGCTCGAACATGTCAGCACGTCGTGGCGGAGGTTCCAACAGGCTGTGGACGCCATGAACACCGCAGGCGAGGCGGAGGACTACCAGGCTGTCGGCATCAAGTGCCGAGACTCGCTCATCGCCCTTGCGAAGACGCACGCCGATGCGGAGTGGATAGGTGACCTGAACGAGCGACCGAAGGCTGCGGACTTCAAGGGATGGGCGAACATCTTCGCCGACCGGCTCTCCGAAGGGCGGATGCGCGCCTATGTGAAGGCGCTGGTAGAGAAGACCTGGGACCTCGCGGTCTGGCTCCAGCACAACAGCAACGCCACCCCCGTTGATGCGGACATCGTGATTGAGGCGACAGGCCAAGTACTCAACGTCATGAGCAAGCTGATGCGCCAGCAGGAGGTAGGCCCGCCCGAGCGCTGCCCCAAGTGCGAGTCCTATCGCCTGGAGGAGGACATCGAGCAGGTCATGGAACCGGAACCGGGGTACTACGAGTCGATCGTTTGCGGCTCCTGTGGCTGGCGAACCGACCGAGAGTTCACGAGCCTGCGTGACCACTTCGAGGGAACGCGGGTGCTGGAGTATCTGACGACTCCGGCAGATGGCCCCTCCGACCGGCTGGGCCACGAGCGGCTGCCGCGCCTCGGCGGCGCGACGGGGACGAACGAGGACGCTTAGCCGACGCGGGTTCTCGCGGGGATTGTGGTTCGGGGCTCTCGGGGCCGTAGCCCGAGATCCCATACACGGACTGGGAGGGGATGACGGGAATCGAACCCGCGTAATCAGTTTGGAAGACTGAGGCTCTACCATTGAGCTACATCCCCGGCGCCGCAGGTGCGGCACGGTGGCCGCACGATTCTTCGCGGCGGCCGACGACCATCGTAGTACACGCGCGGGGGAGCACGCGTGCAGTAGACTTGCCCACGGTCTTTCGCACCGCTTCAAGCCGGGGCGTAGCTCAGCTTGGCTAGAGCGCCCGCTTTGGGAGCGGGAGGTCGCAGGTTCAAATCCTGTCGCCCCGACGAGGACCTCGTTCCTTGCGAGAAGACCATCGTTCGATCATTCAGGAGAACCCAGACATCGTGAAGACCACGGTCGAGAAGCTCAGCCCCACCCGCACCAAGCTCACCATCTCGGTGACGCCGGAGGAGCTGCAGCCTTCCATCAAGCACGCGTACGAGCACATCGCCGAGCAGGTGACCATCCCCGGTTTCCGCAAGGGCAAGGTGCCGCCGCCCATCATCGACCAGCGGGTCGGCAAGGCCGCCGTCCTGGAGCACGCGGTCAACGAGGGTCTCGACGGCTTCTACCGTCGCGCCGTGGAGGAGAACGACGTTCGTCCCCTCGGCCGCCCGGAGGCCGACATCACCGAGTGGCCGAACGAGAAGGACTTCTCGGGCGACCTGCTCCTCACCATCGAGGTGGACGTGCGCCCCGAGGTGAAGCTGCCCGACTTCGACGACATCACCATCACGGTCGACGCGGCCGAGGTGGGCGTGGATGACGTGGAGGAGGAGCTGGATCGGCTCCGCAGCCGCTTCGGCACCCTCGTCACGGTCGACCGTCCCGCCAAGACCGGTGACTTCGCGCAGATCGACCTGGTCGCCGTCATCGGCGGCGAAGAGGTCGACACCGCCGCGAACATCTCCTACGAGATCGGCTCGGGCGAGCTCATCGACGGCATCGACGAGGCCCTCGACACCCTCACCGCCGGCGAGACCACCACGTTCGAGGCGCCGCTCATGGGCGGTGACCACGAGGGTGAGAACGCGCAGATCACCGTCACGCTGAACGCCGTCAAGGAGCGCGAGCTTCCGGAGGCCGACGACGACTTCGCCCAGATCGCCAGCGAGTTCGACACCATCGGCGAGCTGCGTCAGAGCCTGCGCACGCAGGTCGAGCGCGCCAAGGTGTTCGGCCAGGGCACGGCCGCCCGCGACCAGCTGGTCGACAAGCTCCTCGAGCTGGTCGAGATCCCGGTCCCGGAGCAGCTGGTCGAGGACGAGGTCCACCGCCACCTGGAGCAGGAGAACCGCCTCGAGGACGACGTCCACCGCGCCGAGGTGAAGGAGTCCAGCGAGAAGACCTTCAAGACGCAGATCCTCCTCGACGAGGTCGCGCAGGAGAACGACGTCAAGGTCAGCCAGGACGAGCTCACCCAGTACCTCGTGCAGGGTGCCGCGCAGTACGGCATGGACCCGAACGAGTTCGTCAAGATCCTCAGCGAGAACGGCCAGATCCCGTCGATGGTCGGCGAGGTCGCCCGCAACAAGGCGCTCGCGATCATCCTCGGCAAGGTGAAGGTCGTCGACAGCAACGGCAAGCCGGTCGACCTGGCCGAGTTCACCGCGATCGCCGACGGCGACGACACCGACGCCGAGGCTCCGGGCGACGAGGCCCCCGCGGCTGAGGAGGCCCCCGCCGAGGAGGCCCCCGCCGCCGAGGAGAAGCCCAAGAAGCGCTCCACCAAGAAGAAGGCCGACGACAAGTAACCGTCTCGCCGTCACGAAGCCGGGTCCGCGCCCTCCAGCGCGGCCCGGCTTTCGTGCATCTGTGGGACGCGACACGCCGTTCTGGCACGATGGTGACGGCGTGTTGCGCCCCACAGACCGAACGGATGAAGGAGTGCGGATGGACGACTGGCGACAGCGGGTGGATGCGGTCTGGGCCGACGCGGACGACACGCGCGAACAGCAGACGCTCGACACGATCGACGCCCTCGTCGCGGAGCGCCCCGCCAACGACCCGGAGGCGCTGTTCGAGGCGGCCAGCGCCCGCGACTTCGCCGGCCGCGAGGTCGACGCGGAGCCGTTCTACCGCGCAGCGCTCGCTCACGGCCTCGCCGAGCCGTACCGGGGGCAGGCGATCGTGCAGCTGGCGAGCACCCTCCGCAACCTCGAT
Proteins encoded:
- the tig gene encoding trigger factor; the protein is MKTTVEKLSPTRTKLTISVTPEELQPSIKHAYEHIAEQVTIPGFRKGKVPPPIIDQRVGKAAVLEHAVNEGLDGFYRRAVEENDVRPLGRPEADITEWPNEKDFSGDLLLTIEVDVRPEVKLPDFDDITITVDAAEVGVDDVEEELDRLRSRFGTLVTVDRPAKTGDFAQIDLVAVIGGEEVDTAANISYEIGSGELIDGIDEALDTLTAGETTTFEAPLMGGDHEGENAQITVTLNAVKERELPEADDDFAQIASEFDTIGELRQSLRTQVERAKVFGQGTAARDQLVDKLLELVEIPVPEQLVEDEVHRHLEQENRLEDDVHRAEVKESSEKTFKTQILLDEVAQENDVKVSQDELTQYLVQGAAQYGMDPNEFVKILSENGQIPSMVGEVARNKALAIILGKVKVVDSNGKPVDLAEFTAIADGDDTDAEAPGDEAPAAEEAPAEEAPAAEEKPKKRSTKKKADDK
- a CDS encoding tetratricopeptide repeat protein; this encodes MDDWRQRVDAVWADADDTREQQTLDTIDALVAERPANDPEALFEAASARDFAGREVDAEPFYRAALAHGLAEPYRGQAIVQLASTLRNLDRPAEALGLLRDFLGAEPEHPLADAARAFAALCLFDDGMPADALREALGALAPHLPRYSRSVTAYAAALDDD